The sequence CGGGCTGCTGTCCGGCGCCGAAGGACCCGGCCGGGACGAGGACGGTGCGCTCGCCCTCGACCTGCTGGTGGTGCTGGACGCCCCGCAGCTGGACGTGGAGGCCGCCGCGATCCTGGTCGAGTTCCTCGCCGACGGCGCCCGTCTGGTGCTGAGCGGCGATCCCGGCGTGCTGGGCTCCGCGGGCGCGGGCCGGGTCTTCGCGGATGTGCTGGCCGCTCGTGCGTGCCCGCAGGTCGTGTCCCGTACACCGGACCCCGGACCGATCGGCGAGCTGGTCTCCGGCATCGGCATCGGTGAGCTGAACCAGGTCGAGGCACCGGGCAAGGAGGTGGTGATCGTCCCCGTGCGCGACGCGGGCGAGGCGGTCCACCGCACCGTGCAGCTGGTCGCGGACTCGGTGCCGCGCGCCTTCGGCATCCCTTCGGCCGACACCCAGGTGATCACTGTCGGCCACGGCGGCTCGGCGGGCACCCGGGCGTTGAACGCGGCGCTGAAGCAGCGTCTCAACCCGGGCCCCGGCCGGTTCGGCGGCTTCGACCCGGGCGACCGCGTCGTCCATGTCCCCGCACCCGGCCGGACCGTGCCCGGGGTGGTGCTCTCGGCCGACGCGGAGGGCCTGCGCCTGGACTGTGCGGGCACCGCCGTCGTCGTGCCCCAGGACCGGGTCGAGACGGCCGTACGGCACGGCTGGGCCCTCAGCGCCCACCAGGCGGCCGGGATGCGCTGGCCCGCCGTGGTCGTGGTGCTGCCCGGCGACGCGGCGCAGGGGCTCAGCCGCCCCTGGGTGTACACCGCGTTCAGCCGCGGGGAACGGCACCTGTCCGTCGTGCACGGCGTGGACCAGGCGCTCCCGCACGCGGTGGCGCAGATCCCCGCCCAGGAGCGGACGACCCGTCTGCGCGCGCTGCTGGAGGCCCTGCCGACCCCCGACGCCGCCTCGTAACCGCCGCCCGGACAGCACTGTGGCCCCGGCTACACCGGGGCCACGGTTCGCCGGATCTCACCGGAAGGTCAGGATCTGCCCGCTGTCAGGTCGTCCAGGTCCTCGTCCAGCTCCTCCTCGTCGAAGACGGAGCTGACGTCGAAGCGGCAGACCACGAGCTGGGGATCGGCCTGGTCGAACGGTGCGCCCAGCCACTCACCGGGCTCGGGGGGCACGTCACCGGCCGCGACCCAGAGGGTGGAGTCCCCCTCCTCCAGGCCGAACTCGGTGTGCCGGGAGGCGATCTCGTCCGGTTCGTACTCACCGAACAGCACCCCCAGCGCGGCATGGACGCTGGTGCCGACCACGGGGTTGTTCCCGACGCCCCGGTCGTCCGATTCGAGGTCGGCGAGGCGCTGTGCCTGGGCGAGCAGTCGCGGGGGTTCCGCGACCGTGTAGTCGCGCCGGATCAGCACGCTCAGCGCGCTGGGCTCCCCGGGACCGGCATAGGGCGGCAGGGAGTCGTCCGCGCCGGGGATCTCGAAGGGCGTGACCTCGTCGTAGCGGTCGTAGAGCAGTTCGTCGTAGACCTCGGCCGCAGCGGCCAGTGCGTTGAACGCGTCATAGACGGCGGGGTCGTCGTCCCCGGTACGGCGTTCGACCGCCTCGAGGTGACGGTCGAGCGCGGCTTTGACCGCTTCGGCGGCGGCACGTACCTCGGCAGCGGTGGGCTGCGCAGCATCAGACATAGTGCAGACGCTATCCGTACCGGGGCTGTGCCCGCACAATAGATGCGATGCCGGAATACGAATTTGTCGACGTGTACGTGCCGCGCGGGGTGTCCCGCAAGGATGCGGCCCGACTGCTGACCGACCACGCCGAGTACGGGCACTGGGAGTTGGACCGCCTGACCCTGCGCCGCGACGGCAGCCGCAGAGTGCGGTTGCGCAGACGGATCATCCGCCAGCTCCGGGCCACCTGGTGACCGCGGAACGGAGATCCGGATGACGGCGGAACGCGCCGCCCGATGACATCGGAGCGGGCCCCGCGGCCGCGGGGCCCGCTCCTCTCACAGCGTGGTTCGCGACAGGCGCGAAGCCGCTATGCGGCGCTGCGGGAGCGGCGGTACAGCACGGCGCCCGCACCGGCGAGGAGCAGACCCGCGCCCGCCGGGATCAGCAGGTCGAGCCCGCCTCCGCCGGTCTGTGCGAGCTGCTCGCCGGGGTGGAGCTGGGGCGCGGGAACGTTGGCCTCGGGCGGGCTGTTGACCGGCGGGGTGACGGGCGTACCGGGCGTGACCGGCACCTCCGGCTCCTCGTGCGGCGGGCTGACCACGGGGTCGTTGGCGCAGCTGTTGCCGAACGTCGGGTTGAGCAGCCCGCCGATGGTGATGCTGTTGCCACAGGCGTTCACCGGGATGTCGATCGGCACCGCGACGTTGTTGCCGGAGAGGATCCCGGGCGACCCCTGCGCCGTGCCCTCGGCCGAGGCGCCGGGGGCACGGTGCCTGCCGGTCCCGGCCCCGCTGTGGCCGGCCTTCCCGGCGTCACCGCCCGGAGCCTGCGCGGTGGTACTGCCCGCGGCCGCGTGGTTGCCGGAGCTGCCGCTGTCGGCCGCACCGGGACCCGGCGCGTTCCCCGACGGTCCGTTCTCGCAGTCGTTGCCGAACGTCGGGTTGAGCAGTCCGACGACGCTCACGGAGTTCCCGCACGCGTTGATCGGTACCTCGACCGGAATCTGGACCGAATTCCCGGACAGCACCCCGGGAGAATTCGACGCACCCCCGGCCGCCCCGGCGTCGGCGTGCGCGTAGCCACCGCTGAGCGCGAGCACGCCGCCCGCCGCCGCCATGGTGATCAGGCCTTTACGAGTGACCTGTCGCATAGGTTCGTTTCCTGCCTTCTGCCTACCGAAATACCCCCGGACACGACCGTGCGAGGGCCGAATGCCGACCGGTCCCGGAGTGCATGGCACGCACTCCGGGACCGGCCTGGCTCAAACCCTTACGGGTTGACGCGCAACGTCACGCGTTGACGCAGGTGTTGCCGAAGGAGGGGTTCAGCAGCCCGATCACGTTGACCGTGTTGCCGCACAGGTTGATCGGCACGTGGACCGGAACCTGGATGACGTTGCCCGAGAGCACGCCGGGGCTGCCGATGGCGGCACCCTGGGCACCCGCGTCGGCGGCGGCCATACCCGCACCCGCGAGCACGAGACCACCGGTAGCAGCCGCAACTGCGACGACCTTCTTGATCATTATTCCTCCTAGTTGGAAATGCGGTCCCAGCCGCGGACCGCATCACTTGTAACGAGGAGGGTTTAGCGGGGCTACGAGCGAATGAGCCGATTCACTCTTTCCGGTCACATACGCACAGGCGGTCGATTCATGCCTCGGGCTTCAGCAATTGTCGATGAACCGGTCGAGCACGCGCACGCCGAACTGCAGACCGTCGACCGGCACCCGCTCGTCCACACCGTGGAACATCCCGGCGAAGTCGAGCTCCGGCGGCAGCTTCAGCGGAGCGAAACCGAAGCCGCGGATGCCGAGGTCGTCGAAGGACTTGGCGTCCGTACCGGCCGAGAGCATGTACGGCACGGCCCGCGCGATCGGGTCCTCGGCGACCAGCGCGGTCTGCATCGCGTCGACGAGGGCGCCGTCGAACGTGGTCTCCAGCGCCTTGTCCGCGTGCACGTCCTCGCGCCTCACGTTGGGACCCAGGATCCGGTCCAGGTCGGCCAGGAACTCCTCCTCGTACCCCGGCAGGAACCGGCCGTCCACATGGGCGGTCGCCTGTCCCGGAATGACGTTGACCTTGTAGCCCGCGCCGAGCTGGGTCGGGTTCGCGGTGTTCTGCAGCGAGGCGCCGATGAGCTTGGAGATACCGCCCAGCTTGGCGAGGGTCTCCTCCATGTTCTCGGGGTCGAGCTCGGTGCCCAGGGCGTCCGAGAGCTCGTCGAGGAAGTGCCGCAGGGTCTTGGTCACCCGCACCGGGAACTTGTGCCGGCCCAGGCGCCCGACGGCCTCGGACAGCTCGGTGATGGCGTTGTCCTTGTGGATCATCGAGCCGTGCCCGGCGGTGCCGTCCACGGTCAGCTTCATCCAGTGCATGCCCTTCTGGGCCGTCTCCACGAGGTAGAGCCTCAGCTTCTCGTTGACGGTGAAGGAGAACCCGCCGACCTCGCTGATCGCCTCGTTGACGCCCTCGAACAGCCCGGGGTGGTTGTCCACCAGGTAACGGGCGCCGTAGGTGCCGCCCGCCTCCTCGTCCGCGACGAAGGCCAGCACGATGTCGCGCGGGGGCTTGCGGCCGCTGCGCATGCGGTCGCGGACGACCGCGAGGGTCATGGCGTCCATGTCCTTCATGTCGACCGCGCCACGGCCCCACACACAGCCGTCCGCGATCTCCCCGGAGAACGGGTCGTGCGTCCAGTCGGCCGCGTTGGCCGGGACGACGTCGGTGTGCCCGTGAATGAGCAGCGCGGGCCTGGACGGGTCCTCGCCCTCGATGCGGGCCACGGTGGAGGCACGGCCCTTGTGGGACTCGAAGATCTTCGGTTCGAGCCCGACCTCGGCGAGCTTCTCCGCGACGTACTCGGCAGCGAGCCGCTCACCGGGGCCCGAGTGGTCTCCGTAGTTGCTGGTGTCGATCCGGATCAGCTCACGGCAGAGGTCCACGACCTCGTCCTCGCCGGATACGGTCCGGGCCACGTTGGTCTCGCTCACACTGCTTCCTTCCACTGTCGCTGTGGTGCTCCCCCTCATCCTCCCGCGCCCGGCGCGCACACCCAAGGGCACCCACCCCTCGTCATGCGCCGTTCACGCGTACCGGGGCGTGATCGAGCACCCCCGATTGTTTGCTATGGTTTTCCACGTCGGAACGGGCACGGCCCGCGAGACAGACACCCGGTCCGGGTGGCGGAATGGCA is a genomic window of Streptomyces sp. NBC_01237 containing:
- a CDS encoding DUF5703 family protein, with the translated sequence MPEYEFVDVYVPRGVSRKDAARLLTDHAEYGHWELDRLTLRRDGSRRVRLRRRIIRQLRATW
- a CDS encoding chaplin — its product is MRQVTRKGLITMAAAGGVLALSGGYAHADAGAAGGASNSPGVLSGNSVQIPVEVPINACGNSVSVVGLLNPTFGNDCENGPSGNAPGPGAADSGSSGNHAAAGSTTAQAPGGDAGKAGHSGAGTGRHRAPGASAEGTAQGSPGILSGNNVAVPIDIPVNACGNSITIGGLLNPTFGNSCANDPVVSPPHEEPEVPVTPGTPVTPPVNSPPEANVPAPQLHPGEQLAQTGGGGLDLLIPAGAGLLLAGAGAVLYRRSRSAA
- a CDS encoding chaplin, giving the protein MIKKVVAVAAATGGLVLAGAGMAAADAGAQGAAIGSPGVLSGNVIQVPVHVPINLCGNTVNVIGLLNPSFGNTCVNA
- a CDS encoding M20/M25/M40 family metallo-hydrolase, with product MRGSTTATVEGSSVSETNVARTVSGEDEVVDLCRELIRIDTSNYGDHSGPGERLAAEYVAEKLAEVGLEPKIFESHKGRASTVARIEGEDPSRPALLIHGHTDVVPANAADWTHDPFSGEIADGCVWGRGAVDMKDMDAMTLAVVRDRMRSGRKPPRDIVLAFVADEEAGGTYGARYLVDNHPGLFEGVNEAISEVGGFSFTVNEKLRLYLVETAQKGMHWMKLTVDGTAGHGSMIHKDNAITELSEAVGRLGRHKFPVRVTKTLRHFLDELSDALGTELDPENMEETLAKLGGISKLIGASLQNTANPTQLGAGYKVNVIPGQATAHVDGRFLPGYEEEFLADLDRILGPNVRREDVHADKALETTFDGALVDAMQTALVAEDPIARAVPYMLSAGTDAKSFDDLGIRGFGFAPLKLPPELDFAGMFHGVDERVPVDGLQFGVRVLDRFIDNC